A stretch of the Bacteroidales bacterium genome encodes the following:
- a CDS encoding 3'-5' exonuclease, with the protein MKLNIKNPLVFVDLETTGIDVIKDRIVEIAVLKIHVDGREELKVKRVNPGMPIPPETTAIHGITDEDIKNEPLFKEVAKSLANFIEGCDFAGFNSNKFDFPLLAEEFLRAGVDLDLRKRKFIDVQTIFHKMEKRTLGAALKFYCDKEIENAHNAGADSYATYEVLMSQLDKYTDLKNDVEFLAEFSAQTKNVDFLGRIIIDEKGVEVFNFGKHKGKSVVEVLEKEPSYYGWMMNGEFPLYTKKVLTNIYLKMKQK; encoded by the coding sequence AAACTTAATATTAAAAATCCACTCGTTTTTGTTGACCTCGAAACCACTGGTATTGATGTAATAAAAGATAGAATTGTTGAAATTGCTGTTCTTAAAATTCATGTTGATGGGAGAGAGGAACTAAAAGTTAAAAGGGTAAACCCTGGAATGCCAATCCCTCCTGAGACTACTGCCATTCACGGCATTACAGATGAAGATATAAAGAACGAGCCTTTGTTTAAAGAGGTGGCAAAATCATTGGCGAATTTTATTGAAGGGTGCGATTTTGCAGGGTTTAACTCAAATAAATTTGACTTTCCACTACTTGCGGAAGAGTTTCTTCGTGCTGGGGTTGATTTAGATCTTAGAAAGCGTAAATTTATTGATGTTCAAACCATCTTTCATAAGATGGAAAAGAGAACTCTAGGTGCGGCACTTAAGTTTTATTGTGATAAGGAAATAGAAAATGCGCATAATGCAGGTGCCGACTCCTATGCAACCTATGAGGTGCTTATGTCTCAACTTGATAAATATACAGATCTTAAGAATGATGTCGAATTTCTTGCCGAATTTAGCGCACAAACCAAAAACGTTGATTTTTTAGGACGAATCATAATTGATGAAAAGGGTGTTGAGGTATTCAACTTTGGAAAGCATAAAGGCAAATCGGTAGTTGAAGTGCTGGAAAAAGAACCCAGCTATTACGGATGGATGATGAATGGCGAGTTCCCCCTTTATACAAAGAAGGTACTCACAAATATTTATTTGAAGATGAAGCAGAAATAG